A single region of the Novosphingobium sp. SL115 genome encodes:
- a CDS encoding FtsK/SpoIIIE family DNA translocase, with product MASRAATTARASGADWRAVLRRSLRRSLEMIGGSVLLAALVFLALALVSYTQTDPSGSTASGSPVENWMGLPGAWAAERVLLIFGLPGALLLPLLWVFARRLWGAESDLIDTGDDDEALPAPRWWRPTVLLLVAMALVGTALALWGASATSRLPAGPGGLAGLIGASAITALANLVPQISALWIKAPLGLLALGGGIAIASRVFAFDWGGMLSLPPFLQRTPRADREDDDDQEIAPPVAKPRKERREKEARAEADGIDVEAALAPRKPTEISDPTRSPALASAPAKARQGDLFDKHELPSIELLVEAPAGSAQKIDKLALERNARLLENVLDDFNVKGEITAVRTGPVVTMYELEPAPGIKASRVIGLADDIARNMSAISARVSSIPGRTVMGIELPNVIRDMVSFRELVACEKFASSKALLPIILGKDIAGEPVVADLATMPHLLVAGTTGSGKSVGLNCILLSLLYRLTPAQCRLILVDPKVLELKSYDDIPHLLSPVVTEPAKAVRALKWAVEEMERRYRQMSSIGVRNLSGFNEKIRAAQAKGKPLGRRIQVGFDPDTGEELFEEQQLDYEVLPQIVVIVDELADLMVTVGKEIEVLIQRLSQKSRAAGIHLIMATQRPSVDVITGVIKANLPTRISFAVTSRIDSRTILGEQGAEQLLGKGDMLYKPNTDPIKRVHGPFVSDEEVEKIADHWRAQGSPEYVDSVTEEPEDGGFGFDDIDSASDNPEDRKYRQVCQLVFESQKASASWIQRQMGVGYNTASKWIERMEADGLVGPANHVGRREIYRDKDGNVL from the coding sequence ATGGCAAGCCGGGCAGCAACTACCGCACGCGCAAGCGGGGCAGACTGGCGTGCCGTGCTGCGCCGGTCGCTGCGGCGCAGCCTTGAAATGATTGGCGGCAGCGTGCTGCTGGCAGCGTTGGTGTTTCTGGCGCTGGCGTTGGTCAGCTATACGCAGACAGATCCTTCGGGCAGTACCGCGTCGGGCAGTCCGGTAGAGAACTGGATGGGTCTGCCCGGCGCCTGGGCGGCAGAGCGAGTGCTGCTGATTTTTGGTCTGCCAGGGGCTTTACTGTTGCCGCTGCTATGGGTTTTTGCGCGGCGTTTGTGGGGCGCTGAAAGCGACCTGATCGATACCGGGGATGATGACGAAGCGCTGCCTGCGCCGCGCTGGTGGCGACCAACAGTGCTGTTGCTGGTGGCGATGGCACTGGTCGGCACCGCGCTGGCGCTATGGGGGGCGAGTGCGACCAGCCGCCTTCCTGCCGGGCCAGGCGGGCTTGCTGGCTTGATCGGGGCATCGGCCATCACCGCGCTGGCCAATCTGGTCCCACAGATTTCCGCGCTGTGGATCAAGGCTCCGCTGGGCCTGCTGGCGCTGGGTGGCGGTATCGCCATTGCCAGCCGGGTATTCGCTTTTGATTGGGGCGGAATGTTGAGCCTGCCGCCGTTCTTGCAACGCACGCCACGGGCAGATCGTGAGGACGACGACGATCAGGAAATCGCGCCGCCGGTCGCAAAACCGCGCAAGGAGCGCCGCGAAAAGGAGGCACGCGCAGAAGCCGACGGAATCGATGTTGAAGCGGCACTTGCCCCGCGCAAACCGACCGAAATTTCTGATCCGACGCGCTCACCCGCGCTGGCGAGTGCCCCGGCCAAAGCGCGGCAGGGCGATCTGTTCGACAAGCACGAACTGCCATCAATCGAACTGCTGGTCGAAGCGCCTGCAGGATCGGCGCAGAAGATCGACAAGCTGGCATTGGAACGCAATGCGCGCCTGCTGGAAAACGTGCTGGATGATTTCAATGTGAAGGGTGAAATCACCGCCGTCCGCACCGGGCCAGTGGTGACGATGTACGAACTGGAACCGGCACCCGGTATCAAGGCCAGCCGCGTCATCGGCCTTGCAGATGACATCGCCCGGAATATGAGCGCGATTTCCGCTCGCGTTTCGTCCATTCCGGGGCGCACGGTCATGGGTATCGAGCTGCCCAACGTGATCCGCGACATGGTATCGTTCCGTGAACTGGTGGCGTGCGAAAAATTCGCCAGTTCCAAGGCGCTGCTGCCGATCATTCTGGGCAAGGACATTGCCGGGGAACCGGTCGTGGCCGATCTTGCCACCATGCCCCACCTGCTGGTGGCGGGCACTACCGGGTCGGGCAAGTCGGTTGGCCTCAACTGCATTCTGCTCTCGCTGCTCTATCGGCTCACGCCCGCGCAGTGTCGCCTGATTCTGGTTGACCCCAAGGTGCTGGAACTGAAGTCTTATGACGACATTCCTCACCTGCTTTCGCCCGTGGTTACCGAACCCGCCAAGGCGGTGCGCGCGCTGAAATGGGCGGTCGAGGAAATGGAGCGGCGCTATCGCCAGATGTCCTCCATCGGTGTGCGCAATCTTTCGGGGTTCAATGAAAAAATCCGCGCGGCCCAGGCCAAGGGCAAACCGCTGGGCCGCCGCATTCAGGTAGGCTTCGATCCCGATACAGGCGAGGAACTGTTTGAAGAGCAGCAGCTCGATTACGAAGTGCTGCCGCAGATTGTGGTGATCGTCGACGAACTGGCGGACCTTATGGTCACCGTCGGCAAGGAAATCGAAGTGCTGATCCAGCGGCTTTCGCAAAAGAGCCGTGCGGCAGGTATCCACCTTATAATGGCAACCCAGCGCCCGTCGGTTGACGTTATCACCGGCGTCATCAAGGCCAACCTGCCCACCCGCATCAGCTTTGCCGTGACCAGCCGCATCGACAGCCGCACCATTCTGGGCGAACAGGGCGCAGAACAACTGCTGGGCAAGGGCGACATGCTCTACAAGCCCAACACCGACCCGATAAAGCGCGTCCACGGGCCGTTCGTTTCGGACGAGGAAGTGGAAAAGATCGCCGATCACTGGCGTGCACAAGGCAGCCCCGAATACGTTGATTCGGTTACCGAAGAACCCGAAGACGGCGGCTTCGGCTTTGATGATATCGACAGCGCTTCAGATAATCCCGAAGACCGCAAGTATCGGCAGGTGTGTCAATTGGTGTTCGAAAGCCAAAAAGCATCGGCAAGCTGGATTCAGCGGCAGATGGGGGTTGGGTATAACACGGCATCCAAATGGATCGAACGTATGGAGGCCGATGGCCTTGTTGGCCCGGCCAATCATGTCGGACGTCGCGAAATATACCGTGACAAGGATGGCAACGTCCTGTGA
- a CDS encoding thiamine phosphate synthase, translating into MARCYSVRMAKRQTIPHVTLLTDARNDAELARVLARLPRGSAVVFRHYHLAPAERDRRFRQVAKQARARGLRVIGANMSDHLQADGVYGAARAVAGKPGLRLATAHSMKEMGAAVRAGAHGIVLSPVFPTRSHPGGQVLGAVRFLLLARRSPLPVIALGGLDHARAARLAARGPVHGWAAIDGLTC; encoded by the coding sequence ATGGCGCGGTGCTATAGCGTGCGCATGGCAAAGCGCCAGACCATCCCGCACGTCACCTTGTTGACCGATGCCCGCAACGATGCGGAACTGGCGCGCGTCCTTGCCCGGCTGCCGCGGGGCAGTGCGGTGGTGTTCCGGCATTATCATCTGGCACCGGCAGAGCGCGACAGGCGGTTTAGGCAGGTGGCCAAACAGGCGCGTGCGCGGGGCTTGCGGGTTATCGGTGCCAATATGTCTGACCACTTGCAGGCCGATGGTGTTTACGGCGCGGCGCGCGCTGTTGCCGGAAAGCCGGGGTTGCGGCTGGCGACGGCCCATTCCATGAAGGAAATGGGCGCGGCAGTGCGGGCAGGCGCGCATGGTATCGTGCTGTCACCGGTGTTTCCCACCCGATCGCATCCTGGTGGACAGGTGCTTGGCGCAGTCCGGTTCCTGTTGCTGGCGCGGCGTTCACCGCTACCGGTGATCGCGCTTGGCGGTCTTGACCATGCCCGCGCGGCGCGCCTTGCCGCTCGTGGGCCAGTCCATGGCTGGGCCGCGATAGACGGCCTAACATGCTGA
- a CDS encoding GGDEF domain-containing protein, with product MFSMLRRALWSIVLLFAGMMPAAAGAMPIVAQQMCHAPAAVAESWQAVLADSARWQCANGGWRGGWNLSAETTLMRFDLDAADGHVLPQSIVTHTGNFERIDVGVVDRGGQAQWTSWWPRDASHLSTGPYLSIPITGADSDTRQIVVRVVRPWGKTTMSQMALDSDPQARGWPLGRIVAMAAICGMLLVPLLINAAFYSVLPERFVIWHLVMAAAMLVQAALGTGFVHIMGDMPPLLEWQINNIAIMTLVAAALMFAATFLEPDALHPRLRTISIRFAPVVFGAGMAASVPLAVLRPYSSVSLNIVTGIALSFIVAMMVDAWRRHSPSVRFQIIGWTPIIAIAVWRIAAYVVPSMRPTEAVEVYYLALALEVVVTALGIVNRFVGVRNERDRATARALELEGVAGRDPLTGLRNRRSIERRFDELFRTGFRTMALIDLDHFKTVNDVHGHAVGDEVLCAVARAMIDDRDSKAIRMGGEEFMLLLRGPDAVARAERCRRAITARVAAQAPALDRLVTASMGVVEHDPKGTLEIDFMALYIQCDRLLYEAKRLGRNRMMKERVTGFQPAERCVA from the coding sequence ATGTTCAGCATGCTGCGACGAGCGCTGTGGTCAATCGTCCTGTTGTTTGCCGGTATGATGCCCGCAGCAGCGGGCGCAATGCCCATTGTCGCCCAGCAGATGTGTCATGCACCGGCTGCAGTTGCAGAATCGTGGCAGGCAGTGTTGGCCGATTCGGCCCGCTGGCAGTGTGCAAATGGGGGGTGGCGCGGCGGATGGAACCTGTCTGCTGAAACAACGCTCATGCGCTTCGATCTTGACGCTGCGGACGGGCATGTCCTGCCGCAAAGCATCGTGACCCATACGGGCAATTTTGAACGGATCGATGTGGGTGTGGTAGATCGTGGTGGCCAAGCGCAGTGGACGTCATGGTGGCCGCGCGACGCCAGCCATCTGAGCACCGGTCCTTATCTGTCGATCCCGATCACTGGGGCTGATTCCGATACGAGGCAGATCGTGGTCCGGGTGGTGCGTCCTTGGGGCAAGACCACAATGAGCCAGATGGCGCTCGATTCGGACCCGCAAGCCAGAGGTTGGCCCTTGGGGCGGATTGTTGCCATGGCTGCGATTTGCGGGATGTTGTTGGTGCCGCTGCTTATCAATGCTGCCTTCTATTCAGTGTTGCCCGAACGATTTGTCATCTGGCATCTGGTCATGGCGGCAGCAATGCTGGTGCAGGCGGCTCTGGGCACGGGTTTCGTGCATATCATGGGCGATATGCCGCCCTTGCTTGAATGGCAGATCAACAACATTGCGATCATGACACTGGTGGCTGCGGCATTGATGTTTGCGGCAACCTTCCTTGAACCTGATGCCTTGCATCCGCGCTTGCGCACGATATCGATCCGCTTTGCACCAGTGGTTTTCGGGGCGGGGATGGCGGCCAGTGTGCCCTTGGCCGTGCTACGTCCCTATTCGTCGGTTTCGCTCAACATTGTGACCGGCATCGCGTTGAGCTTTATCGTTGCCATGATGGTGGATGCATGGCGGCGGCACAGCCCGTCAGTCCGGTTCCAGATCATCGGGTGGACGCCGATCATTGCAATCGCTGTCTGGCGCATCGCGGCCTATGTCGTACCCAGCATGCGTCCGACCGAGGCGGTCGAGGTATATTATCTGGCGCTTGCGCTGGAGGTGGTGGTAACCGCGCTGGGTATCGTCAATCGCTTTGTCGGTGTTCGCAATGAACGTGACAGGGCAACCGCCCGCGCGCTTGAACTTGAAGGCGTGGCCGGGCGCGACCCGCTGACAGGCCTGCGCAACCGTCGGTCCATCGAACGGCGATTCGATGAACTGTTCCGCACCGGTTTCCGCACCATGGCGCTGATTGATCTCGACCATTTCAAAACTGTCAATGACGTGCATGGCCATGCGGTGGGTGATGAGGTGCTGTGCGCGGTTGCGCGGGCGATGATCGATGATCGCGATAGCAAGGCGATCCGCATGGGAGGTGAGGAATTCATGCTGTTGCTGCGCGGGCCGGACGCTGTCGCCCGTGCGGAACGCTGCCGCCGCGCGATTACAGCGCGGGTCGCTGCTCAGGCGCCCGCGCTGGACCGGCTTGTGACCGCCAGCATGGGCGTGGTTGAACATGATCCCAAAGGCACGCTGGAGATCGATTTCATGGCGCTTTATATCCAGTGCGACCGGCTGCTGTATGAAGCCAAAAGACTGGGCCGAAACCGGATGATGAAAGAACGTGTTACCGGGTTTCAGCCTGCGGAGCGTTGCGTGGCCTGA
- a CDS encoding GGDEF domain-containing protein, whose protein sequence is MATGQSPDQTALHASDRLLDRTHISAMAAQAIVLASVILSLFVDDIYHHQLAGVAALGLAGVFMMQLGLRKIAMGIRTRQLQQFCQTRDSREQIQELFAMTDMLQAAETYDDASAVLMATARRLLPGYGAALYIFNNSRDRLDLARSWDMPEAFNAQDMLSPANCWALKRGKPHINAPGDNTLCCAHHGSHVGSVEIPMMACGQLHGLLIITHGETENAFGNLMEIRRLGRALADSMSLALSNIALREKLRTQSLRDPLTGLYNRRYMEDALERFVSLGRAQWRQHRAGDDRPRQLQEAERRTWPRQG, encoded by the coding sequence ATGGCAACCGGGCAATCACCGGACCAGACCGCACTGCACGCAAGTGACAGATTGCTGGATCGCACGCACATTTCGGCAATGGCGGCGCAGGCGATTGTTCTGGCATCCGTCATCCTGTCGCTGTTTGTCGATGACATCTATCATCATCAACTGGCTGGCGTTGCCGCGCTGGGCCTTGCCGGCGTCTTCATGATGCAACTGGGCCTGCGCAAGATTGCGATGGGCATTCGGACGCGGCAATTACAGCAGTTCTGCCAGACCCGCGATTCACGCGAACAGATTCAGGAACTGTTCGCGATGACCGACATGCTGCAGGCTGCCGAAACCTATGATGATGCCAGCGCTGTCCTGATGGCAACCGCACGACGGCTTTTGCCCGGCTATGGCGCAGCGCTCTATATCTTCAACAATTCGCGCGACAGGCTGGACCTTGCCCGTTCATGGGACATGCCTGAGGCATTCAACGCGCAGGACATGCTTTCCCCAGCCAATTGCTGGGCATTGAAGCGCGGCAAGCCACATATCAATGCGCCCGGCGACAATACGCTGTGCTGCGCGCACCATGGATCGCACGTTGGCAGCGTGGAAATCCCGATGATGGCCTGCGGCCAGTTGCATGGCCTGCTGATAATCACCCACGGCGAAACCGAAAACGCCTTTGGCAACCTGATGGAAATACGCCGTCTGGGCCGCGCACTGGCGGATTCGATGTCACTGGCCCTGTCAAACATTGCCCTGCGTGAAAAGCTGCGCACCCAGTCGCTGCGCGATCCGCTGACCGGGCTGTATAACCGCCGCTATATGGAAGACGCGCTGGAACGCTTCGTTTCACTGGGGCGCGCGCAATGGCGGCAGCACCGCGCTGGTGATGATCGACCTCGACAACTTCAAGAAGCTGAACGACGAACATGGCCACGCCAAGGGTGA
- a CDS encoding S9 family peptidase: MQGMTLATPPVAAKKPHSFSHHGLTVTDDYAWLRDPGYPEVTDKAVLAHLEAENTWFDARMAERKPVIDKLFTEMRGRIKEADKSVPQKDGNFLYWIEYEEGAEYKKWWRRPVGAADDGSADELILDEVALADGVEYFRLGAIAVSSDGTKLAWSVDDNGSERFTARIKVIATGEVLPDEIPGTLSGLIWVKGDTGLVYSLANENWRTDNARLHWIGQPLENDVELYHEDDEGFRVGAALSANEQWLIISTGDHETGETRLVPAADPLAEPILVKPRQKGVEYDVDERDGMLYIHANDTHENFRLATAPLSDPGKWTTLIEGTDDFYLTGFELFRDFYVVEGRVRGLDRIEIRYYDDPARIEPIEFPEASYEASLGDNPEWAMQVLRVGYESMVSPASSYDYDVASRNLTLLKVQEIPSGYDASLYETARLEIAARDGTMVPVSVVWRKDRASGGPLHLYGYGAYGIAIGPGFSTTRLSLVDRGFAYAIAHIRGGDDMGRAWYKAGKLEARTNTFNDFVDVAHGLIERGFTQAGKISISGGSAGGELMGAVINSDPALWGAVVAHVPFVDVLNTMLDESLPLTPGEWPEWGNPIEDAAAFELIRSYSPYDQVTAQAYPPLMVTAGLNDPRVTYWEPAKWVARLREVKTDTNELILKTNMGAGHGGKSGRFESLKETAEEFAFILWQLGVAV, translated from the coding sequence ATGCAGGGAATGACTCTTGCCACTCCCCCCGTCGCCGCGAAAAAACCGCACAGCTTTTCCCACCATGGCCTGACCGTTACCGACGATTATGCCTGGCTGCGCGATCCGGGCTATCCGGAAGTTACCGACAAGGCGGTGCTGGCCCATCTTGAGGCCGAAAATACGTGGTTCGACGCCCGCATGGCCGAACGCAAGCCGGTGATCGACAAGCTATTCACCGAAATGCGCGGGCGGATCAAGGAAGCGGACAAGTCGGTTCCGCAGAAGGACGGCAATTTCCTGTACTGGATCGAGTATGAGGAAGGCGCGGAATACAAGAAGTGGTGGCGCCGGCCTGTGGGCGCGGCGGATGATGGCAGCGCGGACGAGCTGATCCTTGATGAAGTCGCACTGGCCGACGGCGTGGAATACTTTCGGCTGGGCGCGATTGCGGTGTCGAGCGATGGAACCAAGCTCGCCTGGTCGGTGGATGACAACGGATCGGAACGCTTCACCGCGCGGATCAAAGTGATCGCCACGGGCGAAGTGCTGCCAGATGAAATCCCCGGCACGCTTTCCGGCCTGATCTGGGTGAAGGGCGATACCGGCCTTGTCTATTCCCTCGCCAACGAAAACTGGCGCACCGACAATGCCCGCCTGCACTGGATCGGCCAGCCGCTGGAAAACGATGTCGAGCTATACCACGAGGATGATGAAGGCTTTCGCGTGGGCGCGGCGCTTTCAGCCAATGAACAGTGGCTGATTATCTCGACCGGCGATCATGAAACAGGGGAAACCCGGCTGGTGCCTGCCGCCGATCCTTTGGCCGAACCGATTCTGGTGAAGCCGCGCCAGAAGGGCGTGGAGTATGACGTGGATGAGCGCGACGGCATGCTTTACATCCATGCCAACGACACCCACGAAAACTTCCGCCTGGCCACCGCGCCGCTGTCCGATCCGGGCAAGTGGACGACGCTGATCGAAGGCACGGACGATTTCTATCTGACCGGGTTCGAACTGTTCCGCGATTTCTACGTGGTCGAAGGCCGGGTGCGCGGGCTGGATCGCATCGAAATCCGCTATTACGACGATCCCGCCCGGATCGAACCCATCGAATTTCCCGAAGCCAGTTACGAGGCATCGCTGGGCGACAATCCCGAATGGGCCATGCAGGTCTTGCGGGTGGGCTATGAATCGATGGTCAGCCCGGCGTCATCTTATGACTATGATGTGGCCAGCCGCAACCTCACCCTGCTGAAAGTGCAGGAAATTCCCAGCGGCTATGATGCATCGCTCTATGAAACGGCGCGACTGGAAATTGCCGCGCGCGATGGCACGATGGTTCCGGTTTCCGTGGTCTGGCGCAAGGATCGGGCAAGCGGTGGGCCGCTGCACCTTTATGGCTATGGCGCCTATGGCATCGCCATCGGGCCGGGCTTTTCGACAACACGGTTGAGCCTTGTCGATCGTGGCTTTGCCTATGCCATCGCCCACATTCGCGGCGGCGATGATATGGGCCGCGCGTGGTACAAGGCAGGCAAGCTGGAAGCGCGGACCAACACCTTCAACGACTTTGTCGACGTGGCCCATGGCCTGATCGAGCGCGGGTTTACCCAAGCCGGGAAGATCAGCATTTCGGGCGGGTCGGCTGGCGGCGAACTGATGGGCGCTGTCATCAATTCTGACCCCGCGCTGTGGGGCGCTGTGGTGGCCCATGTGCCGTTTGTCGATGTACTGAACACCATGCTGGATGAAAGCCTGCCACTGACGCCAGGCGAATGGCCGGAATGGGGCAACCCGATTGAAGATGCCGCCGCGTTCGAACTGATCCGGTCCTATTCCCCCTACGATCAGGTCACGGCGCAGGCCTATCCGCCGCTGATGGTGACGGCCGGGCTGAACGATCCGCGCGTGACCTATTGGGAGCCGGCCAAATGGGTGGCCCGCCTGCGCGAAGTAAAGACCGACACCAACGAACTGATCCTGAAAACCAACATGGGCGCAGGCCATGGCGGCAAATCGGGGCGGTTTGAAAGCCTGAAGGAAACGGCGGAAGAGTTCGCCTTTATCCTGTGGCAACTGGGCGTCGCGGTGTGA
- a CDS encoding acyl-CoA thioesterase, giving the protein MSNRHALSFTAQPQHIDELGHVNNAVWLQWVQDIAVAHWAAVAPADHQQAYVWVVTRHEIDYRGNIGVGESVQAETFIPEPPTGARFDRRVDFTNAAGKVIVSARTTWALLDRVSGRLLRVSADVAAPFLPDQATQRSAG; this is encoded by the coding sequence GTGAGCAATCGCCACGCCCTGTCTTTTACCGCACAGCCGCAGCACATTGATGAACTGGGCCACGTCAACAATGCGGTATGGCTGCAATGGGTGCAGGATATTGCCGTGGCCCACTGGGCGGCGGTGGCTCCGGCAGACCACCAGCAAGCCTATGTGTGGGTGGTGACCCGGCACGAGATTGATTATCGGGGCAATATTGGCGTTGGGGAAAGCGTTCAGGCCGAAACCTTCATCCCCGAACCGCCAACCGGTGCGCGATTTGACCGGCGGGTGGATTTCACCAATGCGGCGGGCAAGGTGATTGTCAGTGCGCGGACGACCTGGGCCTTGCTGGATCGCGTTTCGGGACGCCTGCTGCGCGTTTCGGCAGACGTTGCCGCACCGTTCCTGCCAGATCAGGCCACGCAACGCTCCGCAGGCTGA
- a CDS encoding GGDEF domain-containing protein: MVMIDLDNFKKLNDEHGHAKGDAVLRDVAGQLVGCLRPSDVVCRYGGEELVAILPDCSLEDAMVKAEMLRDRVAALSAVHECAVTASLGVASVPETAASCSDILPNADAALYAAKKAGKNRVLSAERRAGRDAPRLATIKAKQP, translated from the coding sequence CTGGTGATGATCGACCTCGACAACTTCAAGAAGCTGAACGACGAACATGGCCACGCCAAGGGTGATGCCGTGCTGCGTGATGTGGCCGGCCAGCTTGTCGGCTGCTTGCGTCCCAGCGATGTGGTTTGCCGTTACGGCGGCGAAGAACTAGTGGCGATCCTGCCTGATTGTTCGCTGGAAGACGCCATGGTCAAGGCCGAAATGCTGCGCGACCGGGTTGCAGCGCTGTCAGCCGTTCATGAATGTGCGGTCACGGCCTCGCTCGGCGTAGCCTCGGTGCCGGAAACCGCTGCGTCGTGTTCAGATATTCTGCCCAACGCCGACGCCGCGCTTTATGCCGCAAAGAAAGCGGGCAAGAACCGTGTTCTGAGTGCCGAACGCCGCGCGGGCCGCGACGCGCCAAGGCTGGCGACAATCAAGGCCAAGCAGCCCTGA
- a CDS encoding YggS family pyridoxal phosphate-dependent enzyme, producing MEQAVPSSPLEQVRTRIVSAARIAGRKPDEITLVAISKTKPVAAIEELIAQGQRVFGENRVQEAQAKWPEIRAAHPDIVLHLVGQLQSNKAEEALELFDCIHSLDRPSLVTALGKAQDKLGKRVPCFVQVNIGAEDQKGGCAVADLPALLAQANQAGIDVIGLMCVPPADIESAPFFALLDKLADENGLALLSMGMSDDLETAVQLGATHVRVGSALFGHR from the coding sequence ATGGAACAGGCAGTCCCTTCATCGCCACTGGAACAGGTTCGCACGCGCATTGTGTCGGCCGCTAGAATTGCGGGCCGCAAGCCTGACGAGATAACGCTTGTCGCCATTTCTAAGACCAAACCGGTTGCGGCGATTGAAGAACTGATCGCGCAAGGGCAGCGGGTATTCGGCGAGAACCGCGTGCAGGAAGCACAGGCCAAATGGCCCGAAATCCGCGCCGCCCATCCCGATATCGTTCTACACCTTGTCGGCCAGCTTCAATCGAACAAGGCCGAAGAGGCGCTGGAACTGTTCGACTGCATCCATTCGCTTGACCGGCCCAGCCTGGTCACCGCGCTGGGCAAGGCGCAGGACAAGCTGGGCAAGCGCGTGCCCTGCTTTGTGCAGGTCAACATCGGTGCCGAAGACCAGAAAGGTGGATGCGCCGTGGCCGATCTGCCCGCGCTGCTGGCGCAGGCAAATCAGGCCGGAATCGATGTAATCGGCCTGATGTGCGTGCCGCCAGCCGATATCGAATCCGCCCCATTCTTTGCCCTGCTCGACAAGCTGGCTGACGAAAACGGCCTTGCCCTGCTGTCGATGGGGATGAGCGACGATCTGGAAACCGCCGTTCAATTGGGCGCAACCCACGTTCGCGTCGGATCAGCCCTATTTGGCCATCGCTAA